A portion of the Caenorhabditis elegans chromosome III genome contains these proteins:
- the wht-6 gene encoding ABC transporter domain-containing protein (Confirmed by transcript evidence) → MSEEISYEKILEDVECTAVSPGYSTLGDIVPVSLHWNNITVTTIKEKRLLLKNVSGYAKSGELLALMGASGAGKTTLLNMLMCRNLKGLSTEGTITVNGNEMAHKISSISGFAQQEELFVGTLTVKEYLMIQAKLRINGSKKLREDRVTDVLHQLKLWKCRDSKIGVIGEKKGISGGEARRLTFACEMLSNPSLLFADEPTTGLDSFMAESVIQILKGIAKTGRTIICTIHQPSSQLYQMFHRVIYLANGSTAFQGTPQESISFFEKCGHRVPDEYNPSEWIIYKLAVQPGQEKQSNDRIQKIVEQYEDSDHQKRVMEQLSDVSEKIPPPEMHRANVFTQIFALSTRCGIDVWRAPQLTLAKVIQKILFGLFIGLLYLRTPYDARGIHNINGALFFLAGEYIYSTAYAIMFFLNNEFPLVAREYHDGLYNLWTYYFARCISLIPLFSTDGLILLFIVYWLIGLNTSVMQVIVASIITVLASQAASAFGIAMSCIFPTAQMTAVMASPPLVLFRLFGGLYGNTNTFPAAIRWLQWISMYRFAFEGLVVNQWSEIDDFHSNAKNNWTNSTTNDVLDYFAFSESAIPLDIIGLILISLAFYLIGFIALVHRMKKAR, encoded by the exons ATGTCAGAGGAAATctcttatgaaaaaatattagaggACGTTGAATGCACTGCAGTTTCACCTGGCTACAGTACTTTGGGTGATATTGTTCCCGTCTCGTTGCATTGGAATAACATAAC AGTGACAACCATAAAAGAGAAGAGactattgttgaaaaatgtgagtgGATACGCGAAATCCGGAGAATTGCTTGCATTGATGGGTGCCAGTGGAGCTGGAAAGACAACGTTGCTGAACATGCTCATGTGCCGAAATTTGAAAGGATTGAGTACGGAGGGAACAATTACGGTCAATGGAAATGAG ATGGCACACAAAATCTCCTCGATATCCGGATTTGCTCAACAAGAAGAATTATTTGTTGGAACTCTGACAGTCAAAGAATACTTGATGATTCAAGCGAAACTTCGTATTAATGGATCTAAAAAACTTCGAGAAGATCGAGTTACAGATGTACTTCATCAATTGAAACTCTGGAAGTGTCGTGATTCAAAGATTGGAGTTATTGGtgaaaaaaagggaatttcTGGTGGTGAAGCACGGCGTCTTACTTTTGCATGTGAAATGTTATCCAATCCTTCACTTTTATTTGCTGATGAGCCGACAACTGGACTTGATTCTTTTATGGCTGAAAGTGTAATTCAGATATTAAAAGGAATTGCAAAAACTGGAAGAACTATTATTTGTACAATTCATCAGCCGTCTTCTCAATTGTATCAAATGTTTCATAGAGTCATTTATTTAG caaatggTAGCACAGCTTTCCAAGGAACACCACAAGAATCTATTtcattctttgaaaaatgtggacATCGAGTGCCAGATGAGTACAATCCCAGCGAGTGGATAATTTACAAGTTGGCAGTGCAACCTGGACAAGAGAAACAATCAAATGAtcgaattcagaaaattgtcgaGCAATACGAAGATAGTGATCATCAGAAGCGAGTGATGGAACAGTTGTCTGATGTTTCAGAGAAGATACCTCCGCCTGAAATGCACAGGGCTAATGTGTTCACGCAGATTTTCGCGCTTTCCACCAG ATGCGGAATTGATGTTTGGCGTGCTCCCCAACTGACATTGGCAAAAGTGATTCAAAAGATTCTATTCGGACTATTCATTGGTCTTTTGTACCTTCGG aCGCCATACGATGCACGTGGAATCCATAATATTAATGGAGCCCTGTTCTTTCTGGCAGGAGAATACATTTACTCAACAGCATACG CAATTATGTTCTTCTTGAACAATGAATTTCCACTGGTTGCTCGAGAGTATCACGATGGACTCTACAATCTTTGGAC atacTACTTTGCTCGTTGTATCTCTCTTATTCCTCTCTTCTCTACTGATGGTCTTATTCTTCTGTTTATAGTTTACTGGTTGATTGGACTTAACACTTCTGTTATGCAG gtcatTGTCGCATCAATCATCACTGTACTCGCAAGTCAAGCAGCCTCTGCTTTTGGAATCGCCATGTCATGCATCTTCCCAACTGCTCAG atgacTGCTGTAATGGCAAGCCCACCTCTAGTTTTGTTCCGGCTTTTCGGTGGATTATACGGTAATACTAACACTTTCCCTGCCGCAATTCGATGGCTTCAGTGGATTAGTATGTACAG atTTGCATTCGAAGGTCTAGTTGTCAATCAGTGGTCTGAAATTGACGATTTCCACTCaaatgccaaaaataattggaCAAATTCTACGACGAACGATGTGCTTGATTACTTTGCATTCTCTGAATCGGCAATTCCACTTGATATCATTGGACTTATACTCATTAGTTTGGCATTCTATTTGATTGGATTTATTGCTTTGGTTCATCGTATGAAAAAAGCTCGTTAA